One Sodalinema gerasimenkoae IPPAS B-353 DNA segment encodes these proteins:
- a CDS encoding type I restriction endonuclease subunit R — protein MSAEYSEDILVQKTTAKKLHTLGWTPIFAYNHENFGADSLLGRTNDRDILLKRSLRKALTRLNSGHPESAYEDAIAQLQQASVTKTARQHNQDKYELIRDGISVKYTDESDRPTTQRLRLIDYDNPNNNEFLAIRELWIQGQTYRRRPDILGYVNGIPLVFIELKRSNKDIRLAYNNNLRDYLDTIPELFHYNAIVLLSNGISGKVGSFTSPYNFFHEWKRLEEGEPGRVGWETMLLGLCTPANLLDLVQNFILFDQTSQPTAKILARNHQYLGVNRTFAAVRDRLESPNPDKLGVFWHTQGSGKSYSMAFLGQKVHRLLRGSYTFVIVTDREDLDNQIAGTFANLGANTDKTQASSGAHLTQLLRENHHYVFTLIHKFNQPGTVYSERNDIIVICDEAHRTQYGLLADNMRAGLPNAAFIAFTGTPLMNSPEDQKTRQTFGDYISTYNFQRAIEDGATVPLYYDNRGEKLTFEYNGEITSVSNDEAFNCKIAEELEQYGLDADDEASIRRRLGNDYIILTASDRLDRIAEDLVAHYLQRWQTGKAMLVCLDKVTAVRMHGLIDKYWKQAIAQQQQQLKQVQDEQEATEQQKYLDWLRESEYLVVISESQNEVATFREWDIDIEPHRQAIKTRSIDNEFRDPDHPFRLAIVCAMWLTGFDVKTLSTLYIDKPMQGHNLMQAIARANRVAEGKCNGLLVDYNGLLKSLRAALSKYAQGEAPVSEVPDGETDTEDSSLYPDIETELKQSYERAIDNCIRHVNGLGCDLQQLIDATGFDKLAQLDENHDGSVLNAICSSDESRAEFNVLARQVFQIKESLSGYAEIARPYDKPYRAIDALYKQLHQRREANIDLNHVLFELQQSIGDSIRVEREREAGADSGQLYDISSINWDLLKTEFERSPRKNLKVQDLKTAIEHQLDRMLQGNRSQKRLDLYNRYQQIILDYNRETDRVAIEQTFEALIALVQDISEEDSRAIREGLDNEYLAIFDLLCDQKQDLNQQAIARVKAVARELLDLVQQRLSEIEGWSQKDQTQDEVRRLIYDRLYNEETGLPEDDYAEDEIEHYANVIFLHIREQYGAA, from the coding sequence ATGAGTGCCGAATATTCCGAAGACATCCTCGTCCAAAAAACCACCGCCAAAAAACTGCACACCCTCGGCTGGACGCCCATTTTCGCCTACAACCACGAAAACTTCGGAGCCGATAGCCTCCTCGGACGCACCAACGACCGAGACATTCTCCTCAAACGCAGTCTCCGCAAGGCCCTAACCCGTCTCAACTCCGGACATCCCGAAAGCGCCTATGAAGACGCGATCGCCCAACTCCAACAAGCCAGCGTCACCAAAACCGCCCGCCAACACAACCAGGACAAATACGAACTCATCCGCGATGGCATTTCCGTTAAATATACCGACGAGAGCGATCGCCCCACAACACAGCGCCTACGCCTCATCGACTACGACAACCCCAACAACAACGAATTCCTCGCCATCCGCGAACTTTGGATACAGGGGCAAACCTACCGCCGCCGTCCCGACATCCTCGGTTACGTGAACGGAATCCCCCTGGTCTTTATCGAACTCAAACGCTCCAACAAAGACATCCGCCTCGCCTACAACAACAACCTCCGCGACTATCTCGACACCATCCCCGAACTGTTCCACTACAACGCGATCGTCCTTCTCAGCAACGGCATCAGCGGCAAAGTCGGCAGCTTCACCAGTCCCTACAACTTCTTCCACGAGTGGAAACGCTTAGAAGAAGGGGAACCGGGGCGCGTGGGTTGGGAAACGATGCTTCTGGGCCTCTGCACCCCCGCCAACCTGCTCGATTTGGTGCAGAACTTCATCCTCTTCGACCAAACCAGCCAACCCACCGCCAAAATTCTGGCCCGTAACCACCAATATCTCGGCGTAAACCGTACCTTTGCTGCGGTGCGCGATCGCCTCGAAAGTCCCAACCCCGATAAACTCGGCGTATTCTGGCATACCCAAGGCAGCGGTAAGTCCTACTCGATGGCGTTTTTGGGTCAAAAAGTCCACCGCCTGTTACGGGGCAGTTATACCTTTGTCATCGTCACCGATCGCGAAGATCTTGACAATCAAATTGCCGGAACCTTTGCCAACCTAGGCGCTAACACCGACAAAACCCAAGCCAGCAGCGGCGCACATCTCACCCAACTCCTGCGGGAAAACCACCACTACGTTTTCACCCTGATTCACAAATTCAACCAACCGGGAACCGTCTATAGCGAGCGAAACGACATTATCGTCATTTGTGACGAAGCCCACCGCACCCAATACGGTCTGCTGGCGGACAATATGCGGGCTGGACTGCCAAACGCCGCCTTCATCGCCTTTACGGGAACGCCGCTGATGAACTCCCCCGAAGACCAGAAAACCCGGCAAACCTTCGGCGACTATATTTCTACCTACAATTTCCAGCGGGCGATCGAAGATGGGGCAACGGTTCCCCTGTACTACGACAACCGAGGCGAAAAACTCACCTTCGAGTACAACGGCGAAATCACATCGGTCTCCAATGACGAAGCCTTCAACTGCAAAATCGCCGAAGAACTGGAACAGTACGGCCTCGACGCTGACGATGAAGCTAGCATCCGCCGCCGCCTGGGAAACGACTATATCATCCTCACTGCCTCAGACCGACTCGATCGCATCGCCGAAGACCTCGTGGCCCACTATCTCCAACGCTGGCAAACGGGAAAAGCCATGCTCGTCTGCCTCGATAAAGTGACCGCCGTTCGGATGCACGGTTTAATCGATAAATACTGGAAACAGGCGATCGCACAACAGCAACAACAGCTCAAACAGGTCCAAGACGAGCAAGAGGCGACGGAACAACAGAAATATCTCGACTGGCTCAGGGAAAGCGAATATCTGGTGGTCATTAGCGAGTCGCAAAACGAAGTCGCCACCTTTCGGGAGTGGGACATCGACATCGAACCCCACCGTCAGGCCATCAAAACGCGATCGATCGATAACGAGTTTCGCGACCCCGACCACCCCTTTCGTCTGGCGATCGTCTGTGCCATGTGGCTGACTGGTTTTGATGTAAAAACCCTCTCAACACTCTACATCGACAAACCCATGCAGGGACATAATCTCATGCAGGCGATCGCCCGTGCCAACCGCGTCGCCGAGGGCAAATGTAACGGTCTCCTCGTCGATTACAACGGTTTGCTGAAAAGCCTACGAGCGGCGCTTTCCAAGTACGCTCAGGGTGAAGCCCCCGTGTCAGAAGTTCCAGACGGCGAGACAGACACCGAGGATAGCAGCCTCTATCCCGACATCGAAACCGAACTCAAGCAATCCTACGAACGTGCGATCGACAACTGCATCAGGCACGTCAACGGTCTTGGTTGCGACTTACAGCAACTCATCGATGCCACAGGATTCGATAAACTGGCTCAACTCGACGAAAATCACGACGGCTCAGTTCTCAACGCCATTTGCAGCAGCGATGAAAGCCGCGCCGAATTTAACGTCCTCGCCCGTCAGGTTTTTCAGATTAAAGAATCTCTCTCGGGCTATGCTGAAATCGCCCGTCCCTACGATAAACCATATCGGGCGATCGATGCCCTCTACAAGCAGCTTCACCAACGCCGCGAAGCGAACATCGATCTCAATCACGTTTTGTTCGAGTTGCAACAGTCCATTGGCGATTCGATTCGCGTCGAACGGGAACGAGAAGCGGGGGCAGATTCCGGGCAACTGTACGATATCAGCAGCATTAACTGGGATTTACTGAAAACTGAATTCGAGCGATCGCCCCGTAAAAATCTTAAAGTTCAAGACCTGAAAACGGCGATCGAACATCAGCTTGATCGAATGTTGCAAGGCAACCGCAGCCAAAAACGCCTCGATCTTTATAACCGTTACCAACAAATTATCCTCGACTACAACCGCGAAACTGATCGAGTGGCGATCGAGCAAACTTTTGAGGCACTGATTGCCCTAGTTCAAGACATTTCAGAAGAAGATAGCCGAGCCATCCGCGAAGGACTTGACAACGAATATCTTGCCATTTTTGACCTACTTTGTGATCAAAAGCAGGATTTAAATCAGCAGGCGATCGCCCGCGTCAAAGCCGTTGCCCGAGAACTTTTAGATTTAGTACAGCAGCGATTATCTGAAATTGAAGGTTGGTCGCAGAAAGACCAGACTCAGGACGAAGTCCGCAGACTCATTTACGATCGCCTTTACAACGAAGAGACGGGTTTACCTGAAGATGATTACGCTGAAGACGAAATCGAGCATTATGCCAATGTTATTTTCTTGCATATTCGCGAACAGTATGGGGCAGCATAA
- a CDS encoding HepT-like ribonuclease domain-containing protein, whose amino-acid sequence MTDRDRQSLRDLITSANLVADYLSGKTQTDFERDRMLQDAIVRRIEIIGEAATRLSPKARNAIATVPWKQIIGMRNIMIHQYDHVDIQLVWDTATVALPQLVRSLQPYV is encoded by the coding sequence ATGACCGATCGCGATCGCCAGTCATTACGCGACCTTATCACCTCTGCCAACCTCGTGGCCGACTACCTCAGCGGCAAAACCCAGACAGATTTCGAGCGAGATCGAATGCTTCAAGATGCGATCGTGCGGCGCATTGAAATCATCGGCGAAGCCGCCACCCGACTGTCACCCAAGGCCCGCAACGCGATCGCAACGGTTCCCTGGAAGCAAATCATCGGCATGAGAAACATCATGATTCACCAATACGATCACGTCGATATTCAGCTAGTTTGGGATACCGCCACCGTCGCCTTACCCCAACTTGTCCGCAGTCTTCAGCCTTACGTTTAA
- a CDS encoding nucleotidyltransferase family protein: MTPTNSNLDLSQTTIALRPNLTVDRQKLVELCDRWQIIQLELFGSILRDDFRPDSDIDLLITWDDRSRWTLLDFAQMHEDFAQLFDRRVDLASKRAIEQSDNPLRRAAILQSTQLLYRKP, from the coding sequence ATGACCCCCACAAATTCCAACCTCGACCTTTCCCAAACCACGATCGCCCTACGTCCCAACCTCACCGTCGATCGCCAAAAACTCGTGGAACTGTGCGATCGCTGGCAGATTATCCAACTCGAACTCTTCGGTTCCATCCTCCGCGACGACTTCCGCCCCGACAGCGACATCGATCTTCTCATCACCTGGGACGATCGCAGCCGTTGGACGCTCCTAGACTTTGCCCAAATGCACGAAGATTTCGCGCAACTGTTCGATCGCCGAGTCGATCTCGCCAGCAAACGGGCGATCGAACAAAGCGACAACCCCCTTCGCCGCGCCGCCATCCTCCAATCAACTCAACTGCTCTATCGCAAACCATGA
- a CDS encoding restriction endonuclease subunit S produces MSDLKVLDDLCEFIVDCEHKTAPVQDEGYPSIRTPNIGKGRLILNGVNRVSKQTYIEWTKRAIPEAGDLILAREAPVGNVAIVPDNLKVCLGQRTVLIRPSKEKVHSLYLTYFLLSDEMQHRLLCRSNGSTVRHLNMKDIRGLEVPELPPLSTQKRIAEILSNYDDLIENNDRRIALLEEAVHRLYREWFVRLRFPGHESVAIVDGIPEKWRNATIKDFGQVITGKTPSKKKEQYFGGEIPFIKTPDMHGNIFIIETEDSLSYEGASTQRKQEIPADSILVACIGAKSGVVAISSKKSHTNQQINSLIPNKLFYKLYCYYSLIHLKDHLRSIGSNGATMINVNKKKFSNIPLLMPCEDVLEKFAGLANPRFDLILNLQRQNQKLKEARDALLPRLMSGAIEV; encoded by the coding sequence ATGAGTGATTTAAAAGTCTTAGACGATCTCTGTGAGTTCATTGTTGATTGTGAGCATAAAACTGCACCAGTACAGGACGAAGGGTATCCCTCAATTCGGACTCCAAATATCGGAAAGGGCAGATTGATTCTCAATGGCGTAAATAGAGTTTCCAAGCAAACGTATATTGAATGGACAAAGAGAGCTATTCCTGAAGCCGGAGATTTAATACTAGCTAGAGAAGCCCCAGTAGGCAATGTTGCGATAGTCCCAGATAACTTAAAGGTTTGTCTAGGACAAAGAACGGTTTTGATTAGACCTTCAAAAGAAAAAGTTCATAGCTTATACCTAACTTATTTTTTGTTAAGCGATGAGATGCAGCACCGTTTGTTGTGTCGTTCCAATGGCTCAACAGTTAGACACTTAAACATGAAGGACATTCGAGGCTTAGAAGTACCTGAGCTTCCTCCACTGTCAACCCAAAAGCGAATCGCGGAAATTTTATCGAACTACGATGATCTCATCGAAAACAACGATCGCCGGATCGCCCTACTCGAAGAAGCCGTGCATCGGCTCTATCGTGAGTGGTTCGTGCGGCTGCGCTTTCCGGGTCACGAGTCGGTGGCGATCGTTGATGGTATCCCGGAAAAATGGAGGAATGCAACTATTAAAGATTTTGGCCAAGTAATTACAGGCAAAACACCATCGAAGAAAAAAGAACAATACTTTGGTGGAGAAATTCCATTCATAAAAACCCCTGACATGCATGGAAATATATTCATTATAGAAACAGAAGATAGTTTAAGTTATGAGGGAGCCAGCACACAAAGAAAACAAGAAATACCGGCCGACTCTATCTTAGTAGCATGTATTGGAGCGAAATCTGGAGTTGTTGCTATTTCATCTAAAAAATCTCATACCAATCAACAAATAAACAGTCTTATCCCCAATAAACTTTTTTATAAGCTCTACTGCTACTATAGTCTTATTCACTTGAAAGATCACCTAAGATCAATCGGCAGTAATGGAGCCACAATGATAAATGTCAATAAAAAGAAATTTTCTAACATACCTTTATTGATGCCTTGTGAAGACGTTTTAGAAAAATTTGCAGGACTTGCAAATCCAAGGTTTGACTTAATTTTAAACCTACAACGACAAAACCAAAAACTAAAAGAAGCCCGCGATGCCCTATTACCCCGCCTGATGAGCGGCGCGATCGAAGTATGA
- a CDS encoding HsdM family class I SAM-dependent methyltransferase yields the protein MPDISKLEDSLWEAADNLRANSKLNAAQYSMPVLGLIFLRHATTRFEKVKAEIEPTLPKKRGATDGTKRPIRPSDFGGRGALYLPENARYDYLLNLPETEDLGQAVRGAMEAIEEISPSLVGVLPKDYTDFEPSLLQKLVRVFDNEALKTTEGDVFGRIYEYFLSKFAMTGAQEGGEFFTPPSLVRTIVNIIEPERGRVFDPACGSGGMFVQTGYFVEQLGAKASEKLTFLGQEKNEGNTKLAKMNLAVHGLEGTVQTDNTFYNPRPDLIGVCDYVMSNPPFNVDAVDPNRIENDERLFTQKKIPGIAAKTGAVSNANYLWIQYYYSYLNETGRAGFVMASSASDAGHGEKEIRQEMVETGAVDVMVAIGTNFFYTRSLPCTLWFFDKGKPETRRDTVLMLDARNIYRVISRKLRDFSEEQLAGLTAIAWLYRGETDRYLALVESYLERLDAALAEISQETEPWQSWEESLADLSARLETLLELVGGEVQTSLFDVESEKDDPVLALTSELERLAAAWKRCASVRTEVKGAIANLGTLAAATNAEQQTAIASVEPILKSLKGLRKAFDEVHRLLGRSFDVATKQLKANKLKDWDSREANARRKQFDVLHDEVRGVMSRLRYWYQAALWLLSKFPDGVYADVPGLCRVVTRGEIAEQDFSLTPGRYVGVAPVEDEEDEEAFEERMESIHQELKELNAAAVKLAADIQLNFEELVG from the coding sequence ATGCCCGATATTTCTAAGTTAGAAGACTCGTTGTGGGAAGCTGCGGATAACCTGCGGGCGAACTCGAAGCTCAACGCCGCTCAGTACAGTATGCCTGTACTGGGGCTGATTTTTTTGCGACACGCCACAACTCGCTTTGAGAAGGTGAAGGCGGAAATTGAGCCGACATTGCCCAAGAAACGGGGGGCAACTGATGGAACCAAACGCCCGATTCGTCCTAGTGATTTTGGTGGGCGCGGGGCGTTGTATTTGCCGGAAAACGCCCGCTACGACTATTTGTTGAATTTACCGGAAACCGAAGATCTCGGTCAGGCGGTGAGAGGGGCGATGGAGGCGATCGAAGAGATATCGCCATCGCTGGTGGGAGTCTTGCCGAAGGATTATACAGACTTCGAGCCGTCGTTGTTGCAGAAGTTGGTGCGGGTGTTCGACAACGAAGCCTTGAAAACAACGGAAGGGGATGTATTCGGGCGGATTTACGAATATTTCCTTAGTAAGTTCGCGATGACGGGCGCTCAGGAGGGGGGCGAGTTCTTTACGCCGCCGTCCTTGGTGCGAACGATTGTTAATATCATTGAGCCAGAACGCGGTCGGGTGTTCGATCCGGCTTGCGGAAGTGGCGGAATGTTTGTGCAGACAGGGTATTTCGTCGAGCAACTGGGCGCTAAAGCCAGCGAGAAGTTGACGTTTTTGGGGCAGGAGAAGAACGAGGGAAACACGAAACTGGCAAAGATGAACTTGGCGGTTCATGGATTAGAGGGAACCGTTCAAACCGATAATACGTTTTACAATCCCCGACCTGATTTAATCGGCGTTTGTGATTACGTGATGTCGAACCCACCGTTTAATGTGGATGCGGTCGATCCTAATCGCATCGAGAACGACGAGCGTTTGTTTACTCAGAAGAAGATACCGGGGATCGCGGCGAAAACGGGGGCGGTGAGCAATGCTAACTATCTCTGGATTCAGTATTACTACAGCTATTTGAACGAGACGGGACGCGCCGGGTTCGTTATGGCGAGTTCGGCGTCCGATGCGGGACACGGCGAGAAGGAAATCCGCCAGGAGATGGTGGAGACGGGGGCGGTGGATGTCATGGTGGCCATTGGGACCAACTTTTTTTATACGCGATCGCTCCCTTGTACGCTCTGGTTTTTCGATAAGGGGAAACCGGAGACACGGCGCGATACGGTGTTGATGCTGGACGCTCGCAACATTTATCGGGTCATCAGCCGCAAGTTGCGCGATTTCAGCGAGGAACAACTGGCAGGACTGACCGCTATCGCCTGGTTGTATCGCGGCGAAACAGACCGGTATTTGGCGCTGGTGGAGTCTTACTTAGAACGGTTGGATGCTGCCCTGGCGGAAATTTCCCAGGAAACGGAACCTTGGCAGTCTTGGGAGGAGTCGTTAGCGGATCTCTCGGCGCGGTTGGAAACGCTGCTGGAATTGGTGGGAGGCGAGGTACAAACCAGTTTGTTTGACGTGGAATCGGAGAAAGACGATCCGGTGCTGGCGTTGACATCGGAGTTGGAGAGGTTGGCGGCGGCGTGGAAACGCTGCGCGTCGGTGCGAACGGAGGTTAAAGGGGCCATTGCCAACTTGGGAACTCTGGCGGCGGCGACGAATGCGGAACAACAGACAGCGATCGCCTCGGTGGAGCCGATTTTGAAGTCGTTAAAGGGGCTGCGGAAGGCGTTTGATGAGGTGCATCGTTTGCTGGGGCGCAGTTTCGATGTGGCAACGAAGCAGTTGAAGGCGAATAAGCTCAAAGATTGGGATTCGCGAGAGGCGAACGCTCGCCGCAAGCAGTTCGATGTGCTACACGACGAGGTTCGCGGGGTCATGTCGCGGCTGCGCTACTGGTATCAGGCGGCGCTGTGGTTGCTGTCGAAGTTTCCTGATGGGGTGTATGCGGATGTTCCGGGGCTGTGTCGGGTGGTGACGCGAGGGGAAATCGCCGAGCAGGATTTCAGTCTCACGCCGGGGCGTTATGTGGGGGTTGCACCTGTGGAGGATGAGGAGGACGAGGAGGCCTTTGAGGAGCGGATGGAGTCTATCCATCAAGAGTTGAAAGAGTTGAACGCGGCGGCGGTGAAGTTGGCGGCGGATATTCAGTTGAATTTTGAGGAGTTAGTGGGATGA
- a CDS encoding nucleotidyltransferase family protein, whose protein sequence is MTSTNSNLSQTAIALRPNLTVDRQQLRELCDRWQITQLELFGSVLRDDFRPDSDIDILVTFADTARITFFDLDNIERQLSLLFENRPVDLVTRRAIEQSHNHLRRAAILGTAQPFYREP, encoded by the coding sequence ATGACCTCAACTAACTCCAACCTCTCCCAGACTGCGATCGCCCTGCGTCCGAATCTCACGGTCGATCGCCAACAACTCAGGGAACTGTGCGATCGCTGGCAGATTACCCAACTCGAACTCTTCGGTTCTGTCTTGCGCGACGACTTTCGCCCCGATAGCGATATCGATATACTGGTCACTTTTGCTGATACGGCTCGCATCACCTTTTTTGACCTGGACAATATTGAACGACAACTGAGTCTCTTGTTTGAGAATCGCCCCGTTGATCTGGTGACTCGCCGGGCGATCGAACAGAGTCACAACCATCTGCGTCGCGCCGCTATTCTGGGAACGGCTCAACCCTTTTATCGTGAACCATGA
- a CDS encoding HepT-like ribonuclease domain-containing protein, with amino-acid sequence MSREIAESLQDILDNIAIARQFVTGQTFEGFETDTRTIYAVTRAIEIVGEAAKNVSDDLRNRYPSVPWRSIAGMRDKIVHHYFGVNTRVLWDTVQDDLPKLEPLISQILQELQ; translated from the coding sequence ATGAGCCGCGAGATTGCCGAATCCCTACAAGATATTCTCGACAACATCGCTATTGCCCGCCAATTCGTTACAGGACAAACTTTTGAAGGTTTTGAAACCGACACCCGCACCATTTACGCGGTGACTCGCGCAATCGAAATTGTTGGCGAAGCTGCTAAAAATGTTTCTGACGATCTCCGCAATCGCTACCCGAGCGTTCCCTGGCGCAGCATAGCTGGAATGCGAGATAAAATCGTTCATCACTACTTCGGCGTTAACACCCGCGTCCTCTGGGATACCGTCCAAGACGACCTACCAAAACTCGAACCGCTGATCAGCCAAATTTTGCAGGAACTGCAATGA
- a CDS encoding nucleotidyltransferase family protein, which translates to MTLTQTDLQTLGQQLTELLPYLQQTYGVTRLGIFGSYQRGEQTPNSDLDILVEFHPDRRFGLLTFCQLENELSDRLGVKVDLVMRDGLKPHVGDRILAEVNYL; encoded by the coding sequence ATGACACTAACACAAACTGACCTCCAAACCTTGGGGCAACAGTTGACCGAACTGTTGCCCTATCTCCAGCAAACCTACGGTGTAACTCGCCTGGGAATTTTTGGATCTTACCAACGCGGTGAACAAACCCCGAATAGTGACCTAGATATCTTGGTGGAATTTCACCCTGATCGCCGCTTTGGACTTCTGACCTTTTGCCAATTGGAAAACGAACTGAGCGATCGCCTTGGTGTTAAGGTCGATTTGGTGATGAGAGATGGTCTCAAACCTCATGTGGGCGATCGTATTCTCGCGGAAGTGAACTATTTATGA